The window AAGGAGTGATCAATTATGCATCAACATGGTTACATAGGCCGGAAAATGCGCCAGCCAAGACTTAAAGAACAACCGGCAATTGTCATTGCGGCGTTCGGGTCATCATCCCGGGGCCAGGATGCCATGGACAGGGTCCAGGCGCAGTTGGCCGAACAATTTTCCGATTACGAGATTTACTGGGCCTATACCTCGGAGATCATCCGCAGAAAAAAAGGGCTGCCAAGCCTTTTGGAGATATTGGGAAAGGTAGAAGCCGATGGGTACCGAAAAGCGGTGGTTCAGCCCCTGCATGTATTTCCGGGAACAGAATATCAACAGGTCAGGGAATCTTCTCTGTATTTCCCGGGGCTGCGGGTGGTGCTTGGCGAGACACTTTGCCACCGGTGGGCTTTTGTTGAACAGGTGATTGAAGAAGTATCCAAAGATTTTTTGACCGGGGAAAAGGAGATCAATCTGCTGGCCCTGCACGGCACGCCCCTGGCGGCAGATCCGGTGAACATGGTTTAT is drawn from uncultured Desulfobacter sp. and contains these coding sequences:
- a CDS encoding sirohydrochlorin cobaltochelatase gives rise to the protein MHQHGYIGRKMRQPRLKEQPAIVIAAFGSSSRGQDAMDRVQAQLAEQFSDYEIYWAYTSEIIRRKKGLPSLLEILGKVEADGYRKAVVQPLHVFPGTEYQQVRESSLYFPGLRVVLGETLCHRWAFVEQVIEEVSKDFLTGEKEINLLALHGTPLAADPVNMVYMCINHLVSGLYDNVYAATVEGIPNINSVAGQIRKAHVQQGFTRIRLIPMMFLAGIHVEDDLMGPEDSWRCLFEDMGMAVDCPTISIGASEYFKGLAFRKECIRFFCQRLERALKIMSCY